The following coding sequences are from one Leptolyngbya sp. NIES-3755 window:
- a CDS encoding sugar ABC transporter, ATP-binding protein (similar to AA sequence:cyanobase_aa:LBDG_54970): MRIELQQITKRFGTVLANDDVSMTVEAGSIHGLLGENGAGKSTIVKVLSGFISRDSGQVLFDGKPANVRTPADAIRSGVGMLHQDPLDFPPLTVLDNFMVGRGEVLSKGIFSGLKFVNPDRARREFLRLTESFNFSLNPNDRVSDLTVGERQQLEIIRLLSLGVKTLILDEPTTGISADQKTALFNAARQLASEGKSVIFVSHKLEDVEELCDRVTVMRSGKVVGNVKIPCPDSVLIDLIFGKELAPPMKPVTRQTEPMLELNNVVVKDDRLTLNMGSFTAYKGEVIGLAGLEGSGQQLLLLLCAGLIKPASGRVTIDDSDMTQKPYSDYLKSGIGYSPADRLKDGLIRGLSIHEHVILRNPSQKLMIDWKGSHQKAIEAIATFNIRGKPTSQVERLSGGNQQRTQLALLPVPLNLLLMEHPTRGLDIESTLWVWQQLIARCQTGTTILFMSSDLDEIMQYSDRVLVFSGGQVSSPIETSKLTVEKLGQMIGGRLTETESISAAPEIQAS; this comes from the coding sequence ATGCGAATCGAACTTCAACAGATTACAAAACGCTTTGGAACAGTACTTGCGAATGATGATGTTTCGATGACTGTCGAAGCAGGTAGCATTCACGGATTATTAGGCGAAAATGGTGCGGGTAAAAGCACGATCGTGAAAGTTCTCAGTGGCTTCATCAGTCGCGATTCGGGTCAAGTTCTCTTCGATGGCAAGCCTGCAAATGTCAGAACTCCAGCCGATGCGATTCGATCGGGGGTTGGAATGTTGCACCAAGATCCGCTCGATTTCCCACCGTTAACGGTCTTAGACAATTTCATGGTGGGTCGAGGTGAAGTGCTTTCCAAAGGTATTTTCTCTGGTTTGAAGTTCGTGAATCCTGATCGCGCTCGTCGAGAATTTCTCCGCTTGACTGAATCGTTTAACTTCTCGCTCAATCCCAACGATCGCGTTTCTGATCTCACAGTCGGAGAGCGTCAACAGCTTGAAATCATTCGCTTACTTTCTTTGGGCGTTAAAACTCTAATTCTCGATGAGCCAACGACTGGAATTTCAGCAGATCAAAAAACTGCATTGTTCAATGCTGCAAGACAACTGGCTTCCGAAGGTAAATCTGTGATCTTTGTGTCGCATAAGTTGGAAGATGTCGAGGAATTGTGCGATCGAGTCACAGTCATGCGTTCCGGCAAAGTCGTCGGCAATGTTAAAATTCCTTGCCCTGACTCGGTTCTAATTGATCTAATCTTCGGCAAAGAACTCGCTCCACCGATGAAACCTGTCACTCGACAAACTGAACCCATGTTGGAGTTGAACAATGTTGTTGTAAAAGACGATCGCTTAACTCTAAATATGGGCAGCTTCACTGCTTACAAAGGCGAAGTAATCGGGCTTGCAGGACTTGAAGGAAGTGGACAGCAACTCTTGTTACTCCTTTGTGCTGGATTGATCAAACCTGCATCGGGGAGAGTCACGATCGATGATTCCGATATGACTCAAAAGCCTTATTCGGACTATCTCAAATCTGGAATTGGCTACTCTCCCGCCGATCGATTAAAAGATGGCTTAATTCGAGGACTATCGATACACGAGCATGTGATTTTGAGAAATCCATCACAGAAGCTCATGATCGACTGGAAAGGAAGTCATCAAAAAGCAATTGAAGCGATCGCGACTTTCAACATTCGAGGCAAACCTACTTCCCAGGTTGAGCGTCTATCAGGTGGAAACCAGCAACGAACTCAACTCGCACTGTTACCTGTGCCTTTAAATCTATTGTTAATGGAACATCCCACACGCGGCTTAGACATCGAATCCACCTTATGGGTTTGGCAACAATTAATTGCCCGATGTCAGACCGGAACAACAATTTTGTTTATGTCATCGGACTTGGATGAAATTATGCAATACAGCGATCGAGTTTTAGTCTTTAGCGGCGGTCAAGTTTCTTCCCCGATCGAAACCTCAAAACTCACCGTCGAAAAGCTCGGACAAATGATCGGAGGACGCTTGACCGAAACAGAATCAATCAGTGCTGCACCAGAGATCCAAGCCTCTTAA